A stretch of the Bdellovibrio sp. 22V genome encodes the following:
- a CDS encoding tetratricopeptide repeat protein has protein sequence MKTLNDILVVSAFLTGILSSPQAFADKMNAETQDLVIKKMERVLSAMEKTDNAWLSSQQRLADLLSERARTRFMSEIEAGCEGCKGSKDDRQKAVKIYETILQEVKVNEHGPILFQLAHLYEMAGQNDKAIALYESIIKDAKKKNINAEIVTRSRVGLGDLLFQKGRFADAREHYKVALKDKNLQNRYLTIYNVAWCEYNTDNLKGAIATLEDLLRNPEMIRRETEDGSKYDAPFHTDMLRDLATFYTKQDVTTREINTFEALAPIEKRKDLMLYFAKETDRIGQKKPAQEIMSRYLADNALSKEERIEASIQLAQINYDRGNTKESVTEFGKAAAALQKSGCSGDKCEELQKTMKRYVTELHRSKKLKPDQDLMSAYLTYNKTFPADMEMTQRGASVAMEMSNFPVAVALYRTVSESRSFSQKEREEALLNEVSAAEKSKNPSLQRDAYIHYLKYAPRNAKSFEVKYQLAYLSYQQKQYADAAESFEDLAKDKNGTADLRKKAADLSLDALAQLKNEKVLEDLAWDYSEIFPQARAEFEGIARKSLMNRVARVANDSRSSSSDLKKALASLDADKVKNASSAEKILFYNNQSVLAKKLDDEKTYIAALTSLMAVPGLTSEQRENALEQMTGYYEKKLDFKNAYVTALRLQNAKISEKEKEFRLGTLADLAGLDASKHYRRALDAGLRGERSLIVRSRLVLTSSNPARELKTQARELKQRPALLNETALLVYAQTGDASSIKSVLEMKEMRKQSAPLFIKKQAFYTKAQETRAKIADSYLSSNNDRALQKSIAARVALLKKADALLAESLPLKDVTAQMMALAIVSYENERMVRDLASLPLPEKLSPQEQRQYISLLKAQSKPFLYKARVAQQKQQEIWNRSPGLAQTLRDFKVARPEIRNLLARELTLLNQIPGKGPMKTALEDALDERQLSSRDLVSARQSVAADPANIRSIENLKLIETKIGHPLMPAYLEARISHLQRGKSL, from the coding sequence ATGAAAACACTGAACGATATCCTAGTTGTAAGCGCTTTTTTAACAGGGATCTTGAGCTCCCCTCAGGCCTTTGCTGACAAAATGAACGCAGAGACTCAGGATCTCGTTATCAAAAAGATGGAAAGAGTTCTTTCCGCAATGGAAAAGACCGACAACGCCTGGCTTTCAAGCCAACAGCGTTTGGCGGATCTTCTTTCTGAAAGAGCCCGCACTCGTTTTATGAGTGAAATCGAAGCCGGCTGTGAAGGCTGCAAAGGCTCTAAAGACGACCGCCAAAAGGCCGTCAAAATTTACGAAACAATTCTGCAAGAAGTAAAAGTGAATGAGCACGGCCCGATTCTTTTTCAACTGGCGCATCTTTACGAGATGGCCGGCCAAAACGATAAAGCCATTGCTCTTTACGAAAGCATTATCAAAGATGCTAAAAAGAAAAATATTAATGCTGAAATCGTAACACGTTCTCGCGTTGGTTTGGGCGACCTCCTTTTCCAAAAAGGCCGTTTCGCTGATGCACGTGAACACTACAAGGTGGCTTTGAAGGATAAAAATCTTCAAAACCGTTATTTGACGATCTATAACGTCGCTTGGTGCGAATATAACACGGACAATTTAAAGGGCGCGATTGCGACCCTTGAAGACCTTTTAAGAAATCCCGAGATGATCCGTCGTGAAACTGAAGACGGTTCTAAATACGATGCGCCTTTTCACACGGACATGCTTCGCGACCTTGCAACTTTCTATACGAAGCAAGACGTAACGACTCGTGAGATCAACACGTTTGAAGCTCTTGCTCCGATTGAAAAGCGTAAAGACTTGATGTTGTACTTTGCTAAAGAAACGGACCGTATCGGTCAAAAAAAACCGGCCCAAGAAATCATGAGCCGTTACTTGGCTGACAATGCTCTTTCCAAAGAAGAGCGTATCGAAGCTTCCATTCAGTTAGCGCAAATCAATTACGATCGCGGCAACACAAAAGAATCCGTTACTGAATTCGGAAAAGCCGCCGCCGCTTTGCAAAAGTCCGGTTGTTCTGGTGACAAGTGCGAAGAACTGCAAAAGACGATGAAACGTTATGTAACGGAACTTCACCGCTCTAAAAAATTGAAACCTGATCAAGATTTGATGAGCGCTTATTTGACTTACAATAAAACCTTCCCTGCCGATATGGAGATGACTCAACGTGGGGCCTCTGTTGCGATGGAAATGAGCAACTTCCCTGTAGCAGTGGCTTTGTACCGCACTGTCAGCGAAAGCCGTTCTTTCTCGCAAAAAGAACGCGAAGAAGCTTTGTTGAACGAAGTTTCCGCGGCGGAAAAATCAAAAAATCCTTCTTTGCAAAGAGACGCCTACATTCACTATTTGAAGTATGCTCCACGCAATGCCAAGTCGTTTGAAGTAAAATACCAGCTCGCATACTTGAGCTACCAACAAAAACAATACGCGGATGCAGCCGAATCTTTCGAAGACCTTGCGAAAGATAAAAACGGAACTGCAGATCTTCGTAAAAAAGCCGCGGATCTTTCACTAGACGCTTTGGCGCAATTGAAAAACGAAAAAGTTTTGGAAGATCTTGCTTGGGATTACTCTGAGATTTTTCCGCAGGCTCGTGCGGAATTCGAAGGTATCGCGCGTAAATCCTTGATGAACCGCGTGGCTCGTGTTGCGAATGACTCTCGCTCTAGCTCTTCGGATCTTAAAAAAGCTTTGGCTTCTTTGGATGCCGATAAAGTGAAAAATGCCAGCAGCGCGGAAAAGATTCTTTTCTATAACAACCAAAGCGTTCTTGCAAAAAAGCTTGATGATGAAAAGACTTATATCGCGGCTTTGACTTCGCTGATGGCCGTTCCTGGTTTGACTTCCGAGCAACGTGAAAATGCGTTGGAGCAAATGACAGGTTACTACGAGAAAAAATTAGATTTCAAAAACGCTTATGTTACGGCTTTGCGTTTGCAGAATGCGAAAATCTCTGAAAAGGAAAAAGAATTCCGTCTTGGAACTTTAGCGGACCTCGCGGGTCTTGATGCTTCCAAACACTATCGTCGCGCTTTGGATGCGGGACTTCGCGGAGAAAGATCTTTGATCGTTCGTTCCCGCCTGGTTTTGACTTCTTCGAACCCGGCTCGCGAATTAAAAACGCAAGCACGTGAGTTGAAACAACGCCCGGCTCTTCTAAATGAAACAGCTTTATTGGTGTATGCGCAAACGGGCGACGCTTCTTCCATCAAGTCCGTTCTTGAGATGAAAGAAATGCGTAAACAGTCGGCTCCCCTGTTTATCAAAAAACAAGCGTTCTATACAAAAGCGCAAGAGACTCGGGCTAAAATTGCTGACAGCTATTTAAGTTCAAACAATGATCGCGCTTTGCAAAAATCCATTGCTGCGCGTGTCGCCCTTCTTAAAAAAGCGGATGCTCTTTTGGCGGAAAGTTTGCCTTTAAAAGACGTCACGGCGCAGATGATGGCTTTGGCGATCGTTTCTTATGAGAACGAACGTATGGTGCGTGACCTGGCTTCGTTGCCTCTTCCGGAAAAACTGTCTCCACAAGAACAAAGACAATACATCTCATTGCTTAAAGCTCAGTCGAAACCGTTCTTGTACAAGGCTCGCGTAGCTCAGCAGAAACAACAAGAAATCTGGAATAGATCTCCGGGTCTTGCGCAGACTTTGCGTGATTTCAAAGTGGCTCGTCCTGAAATTCGCAATTTGTTGGCTCGTGAGCTGACTTTGCTCAATCAGATTCCAGGTAAAGGCCCTATGAAAACAGCTTTGGAAGACGCCTTGGACGAGAGACAACTTTCGTCACGTGATTTAGTGTCTGCGCGCCAATCAGTTGCAGCTGACCCTGCAAATATCCGCAGTATTGAAAATTTGAAACTCATAGAGACCAAAATTGGCCACCCTCTTATGCCTGCTTACTTGGAAGCGCGTATAAGCCATCTCCAGAGAGGAAAAAGCCTATGA
- the infC gene encoding translation initiation factor IF-3 produces MRVNREIRAQQIRVIDDEGNMLGVMTVPEALRIAEDRGLDLLEIAPTATPPTCKIMDYGKWKYENKKKATAARKKQTVVTIKEIQMRPRTDQHDFETKMNHARRFLLEGDKVKVSLRFMGREMAHQELGMEVMQKAIAFVNDLALVEAQPKMEGKQMFLMIAPDPLKIKEYQKLHPNKSKQDTKQLDELKDLEEEEEE; encoded by the coding sequence TTGAGAGTAAACCGCGAGATCCGCGCTCAACAGATCCGTGTTATCGATGACGAAGGTAACATGTTGGGTGTGATGACAGTTCCAGAGGCGTTACGTATTGCTGAAGATAGAGGCCTCGATCTTCTTGAGATTGCTCCGACAGCGACTCCTCCTACTTGTAAAATCATGGATTACGGCAAGTGGAAGTATGAGAATAAAAAGAAAGCTACGGCGGCTCGTAAAAAACAAACTGTTGTAACGATCAAAGAAATTCAAATGCGTCCGCGCACGGATCAACATGATTTCGAGACAAAGATGAATCACGCGCGTCGTTTCCTTTTGGAAGGCGACAAAGTGAAAGTCAGCTTGAGATTCATGGGTCGTGAAATGGCCCACCAAGAGTTGGGTATGGAAGTGATGCAAAAAGCGATCGCTTTCGTGAACGACTTGGCGCTTGTCGAAGCTCAGCCGAAAATGGAAGGGAAGCAGATGTTCTTGATGATCGCTCCAGATCCTCTCAAGATCAAAGAATACCAAAAGCTTCATCCAAACAAGTCTAAGCAAGACACAAAACAACTCGACGAACTCAAAGACCTCGAGGAAGAAGAAGAAGAATAA
- the thrS gene encoding threonine--tRNA ligase yields the protein MSQVTIILPDNSTKVFDHEPTALEVAQAIGPRLAKETLGVKINNSNEISDFRTPLQDQTRIALVTTKSPESVEVIRHSCAHIMAQAVQELWPEVKVTIGPVIDNGFYYDFDSPFTFTEEHFEKIEKKMSEIVAKDLPITRENWPIAKAIETFKKMGERFKVELIEDLAAKGETVVGIYHNGDAWFDLCRGPHIQSTGQIKAFKLLSVAGAYWRGDEKNAQLQRVYATAFGDKKELEQYLHNIEEAKKRDHRKLGKELGLFHFHEWAPGSPFFTGKGAVVYTELQTYLRELYFETGYQEVITPQIFDVNLFHTSGHYQNYKENMFFTKVDERDFASKPMNCPSHCLLFNSEKYSYRDLPIKMADFGRLHRFEKSGAMHGLTRVRTFCQDDAHIFCRMDQLQDEIAKFMHLLNRVYDKLGMNNYKIYLSTRPDNRMGSEEYWDMAEGALAEALRTLDLPFTINPGDGAFYGPKLDIMFVDALNRPWQLGTLQVDPNLPEAFNLKYTGEDNKEHRPIMLHRAILGSLERFIGVYIEHTAGHLPPWLCPTQVAILNVTDRVNTFCEDVMKLLKERKVRVEFDRRNEKLNYKIREAQLQKVPYMIIVGDKEAETKTVSLRLRDGSEHKGLTVDQVMNTIVEDIKTRKLQSSLAKSATNNE from the coding sequence ATGTCACAAGTTACAATTATTTTGCCGGATAACTCTACGAAGGTTTTCGACCATGAACCGACGGCTCTTGAGGTGGCTCAAGCCATCGGACCGCGTTTGGCGAAAGAAACCCTCGGCGTAAAAATCAACAACTCCAACGAGATCTCTGATTTCCGTACACCTCTCCAAGATCAGACTCGTATCGCCCTTGTTACGACCAAAAGCCCTGAATCCGTGGAAGTGATCCGTCACTCTTGCGCACACATCATGGCTCAAGCCGTTCAAGAGCTTTGGCCTGAGGTGAAAGTCACCATCGGTCCCGTGATCGACAATGGCTTCTATTACGACTTCGATTCTCCGTTTACTTTTACGGAAGAGCATTTTGAGAAGATCGAAAAGAAAATGTCTGAGATCGTCGCGAAAGATCTTCCGATCACGCGCGAGAACTGGCCGATTGCCAAAGCCATCGAAACTTTCAAAAAAATGGGCGAGCGCTTTAAAGTCGAGTTGATCGAAGACTTGGCAGCGAAGGGTGAAACTGTTGTGGGTATCTACCATAATGGTGACGCTTGGTTTGACCTTTGCCGTGGACCGCATATTCAAAGCACGGGACAAATCAAAGCTTTCAAACTTCTTTCCGTAGCGGGGGCTTACTGGCGCGGCGACGAAAAGAATGCGCAATTGCAACGCGTGTACGCGACAGCTTTCGGCGATAAAAAAGAGCTCGAGCAATATCTTCACAATATCGAGGAAGCGAAGAAACGCGACCACCGTAAACTGGGTAAAGAGCTAGGCCTTTTCCATTTCCACGAGTGGGCTCCAGGTTCTCCGTTCTTCACAGGGAAGGGTGCGGTCGTTTACACAGAACTGCAAACTTACTTGCGCGAGCTTTATTTCGAAACGGGTTATCAGGAAGTCATCACTCCGCAAATTTTTGATGTGAACTTGTTCCATACGTCAGGACATTATCAAAATTATAAAGAGAACATGTTCTTCACGAAAGTGGACGAGCGTGACTTTGCTTCCAAACCGATGAACTGTCCTTCGCACTGTTTGCTTTTCAACTCTGAAAAGTACTCTTACCGTGATCTGCCAATCAAAATGGCGGACTTTGGACGTTTGCACCGCTTTGAGAAATCCGGCGCCATGCATGGTTTGACTCGTGTTCGTACATTCTGCCAGGACGACGCGCACATCTTCTGCCGCATGGATCAATTGCAGGATGAAATCGCGAAGTTCATGCACTTGCTCAATCGTGTTTACGACAAGCTCGGTATGAACAACTACAAAATCTACCTTTCCACTCGTCCAGACAATCGTATGGGCAGTGAAGAGTATTGGGATATGGCAGAGGGAGCTTTGGCGGAAGCTTTAAGAACTCTGGATTTGCCATTCACAATCAATCCAGGCGACGGGGCTTTCTATGGTCCGAAGCTGGATATTATGTTCGTGGATGCTTTGAATCGTCCTTGGCAGTTGGGAACACTTCAAGTGGACCCGAATCTTCCAGAGGCGTTTAATTTGAAATATACGGGCGAAGATAACAAAGAACACCGTCCGATCATGCTTCACCGTGCGATCTTGGGTTCTTTGGAACGTTTTATCGGCGTTTATATCGAGCATACGGCGGGACATTTGCCGCCATGGTTGTGCCCAACTCAAGTGGCTATCTTGAACGTCACGGACCGTGTAAACACATTCTGTGAAGATGTCATGAAACTTCTTAAAGAGCGTAAAGTTCGTGTTGAATTTGACCGCCGTAATGAGAAGCTTAATTACAAGATCCGCGAAGCACAGCTTCAGAAGGTTCCTTACATGATTATCGTGGGGGACAAGGAAGCAGAGACGAAGACAGTGTCTTTGCGTCTGCGTGACGGCTCTGAGCACAAGGGGCTCACCGTGGATCAAGTGATGAATACGATTGTAGAAGATATTAAAACAAGAAAGTTGCAGTCTTCACTTGCGAAGTCCGCAACGAATAATGAATAA
- a CDS encoding AgmX/PglI C-terminal domain-containing protein, with protein sequence MSAAKLLILENTLGQKVRTFAVHADSMNLVYLKDSRRVEAFTDLNELNENGIPYTLLQEIQLSQLSEEGLVLQGLGRVRAFPANGVQNSPTHTLAEEQDEEQLKTILQKTTAGHMIAIFVLLLGSWVYTNYFMKTSEPPLVTIMLPQEEPPVKTQPEARPHVKVSKTKIKQSNKVYRPVAKKIKSKPYKVNTAKAKDVRRVGALAALGGLKNGAMDAEGLDMQSLKNIRAAGKGAGGGGIGNAGRGGARGYMPGNGLIAGSAGEGARAQGAGGYGTKGSGGGRAGYGKISLVGGTSAVSLPLDEEVVVEGGLDQDQIQAVINRNRGQITYCYEKGLQGQPTLGGRVAVSFVIGAAGKITTAKVAETSLGSRMVENCMLQKMRTWQFPRPVGKVNVDVLYPFELSRVSAR encoded by the coding sequence ATGAGCGCAGCGAAACTTCTGATTCTTGAAAACACTCTCGGCCAAAAGGTTCGCACTTTTGCGGTTCACGCTGATTCTATGAATCTGGTGTACCTCAAAGACAGTCGCCGCGTTGAAGCCTTTACTGACTTAAACGAACTTAACGAAAACGGCATTCCTTACACTCTTCTTCAAGAGATTCAACTTTCGCAACTTTCCGAAGAAGGTCTTGTTCTGCAAGGTTTGGGTCGCGTTCGCGCCTTCCCCGCAAACGGCGTACAAAACAGCCCGACGCACACTTTGGCGGAAGAACAAGACGAAGAGCAACTGAAAACAATCCTGCAAAAGACAACTGCAGGACACATGATCGCGATCTTTGTATTGCTTTTGGGTTCATGGGTTTACACAAACTATTTCATGAAAACTTCAGAGCCACCTCTTGTAACGATTATGCTTCCACAAGAAGAACCGCCTGTGAAAACTCAGCCTGAGGCGCGTCCTCATGTGAAAGTTTCTAAAACTAAAATCAAGCAATCCAACAAAGTCTATCGTCCTGTTGCTAAAAAAATTAAAAGCAAGCCTTACAAAGTGAACACGGCAAAAGCGAAAGACGTTCGCCGTGTTGGAGCTTTGGCGGCTCTTGGCGGTTTGAAAAACGGCGCTATGGACGCTGAAGGTTTGGATATGCAATCTCTTAAAAACATCCGCGCGGCTGGTAAGGGCGCTGGTGGTGGCGGTATCGGAAACGCGGGTCGCGGTGGCGCGCGCGGATACATGCCGGGCAACGGTTTGATCGCGGGTTCTGCCGGTGAAGGCGCTCGTGCTCAAGGAGCTGGTGGTTACGGAACGAAGGGTTCCGGTGGCGGCCGTGCTGGTTATGGAAAGATCTCTTTAGTTGGTGGCACTTCGGCCGTCAGTCTTCCCCTTGATGAAGAAGTCGTTGTTGAAGGTGGTCTTGACCAAGATCAAATCCAAGCTGTTATCAACCGCAACAGAGGTCAAATTACTTATTGTTATGAAAAAGGCTTGCAAGGCCAACCTACTTTGGGCGGTCGCGTGGCCGTGAGCTTCGTGATCGGCGCTGCCGGCAAAATCACGACGGCAAAAGTGGCAGAGACTTCTTTAGGTTCTCGTATGGTTGAAAACTGCATGTTGCAAAAAATGAGAACATGGCAGTTCCCTCGCCCGGTTGGCAAAGTGAATGTTGACGTTCTTTATCCGTTCGAACTTTCTCGCGTGAGCGCTCGTTAA
- a CDS encoding PilZ domain-containing protein — MVVRADFISRRTVQAFLGWAKVHANTCFIFIAQTIESAAYQLSLSSAKVLFFHESEGERIGSLLARRIQGETVRSRRQERMAVQSQVMLKKSVMTKDSPTGAGVQFLREGHMKDFSQGGAQISLGQGGVRVRDFISLMYQNRHGQWVSVESQVRWVVSTSLGEQIIGVQFLAVSA, encoded by the coding sequence GTGGTAGTGCGCGCAGATTTTATCAGTCGTCGAACGGTTCAAGCATTTCTTGGATGGGCTAAGGTGCACGCCAACACATGCTTTATATTTATCGCGCAAACCATTGAAAGTGCTGCGTATCAACTCTCTTTAAGTTCTGCAAAGGTGCTGTTTTTCCATGAGTCGGAAGGCGAGCGTATAGGTTCTCTTTTGGCTCGCCGCATTCAAGGAGAGACGGTGCGCAGCCGTCGCCAAGAGCGCATGGCGGTGCAATCCCAGGTTATGCTGAAAAAGTCCGTTATGACCAAAGATTCTCCCACCGGTGCCGGAGTCCAGTTCCTGCGCGAAGGACATATGAAAGACTTCTCGCAAGGGGGCGCTCAGATCTCTTTAGGGCAAGGGGGCGTGCGCGTGCGTGATTTTATCAGTCTCATGTACCAAAACCGCCACGGCCAATGGGTGTCGGTAGAGTCCCAAGTCCGCTGGGTCGTCTCGACCTCTTTGGGAGAGCAGATTATAGGTGTGCAATTTCTTGCTGTGAGTGCTTGA
- a CDS encoding biopolymer transporter ExbD produces the protein MKTSSFADSKKRSPLSDLQNLKPGMKKKKSAGHNLALALPLTSLIDAFSIIVIYLLIGTQNSGMESPVPTKMNLPIAEHSVGVEKETPILTIQKGVYRLNDVIVPVRALGEKLAELKAKSQEKSLELLVQADQEMKYEDLDPLLKASSLSGFEKMKFAVVPAR, from the coding sequence ATGAAAACGTCTTCCTTTGCTGATTCTAAAAAAAGATCTCCCCTGAGCGACTTGCAAAACTTGAAGCCGGGGATGAAAAAGAAGAAAAGCGCCGGTCACAACCTGGCGCTGGCTCTGCCATTGACCTCTTTGATCGACGCTTTTTCGATCATCGTGATCTATCTTCTTATCGGCACACAAAACAGCGGCATGGAGTCCCCTGTTCCCACAAAAATGAATCTTCCCATCGCTGAACACAGTGTTGGTGTCGAGAAAGAAACTCCGATTTTGACGATTCAAAAAGGCGTTTACCGTTTGAACGACGTTATCGTTCCCGTGCGCGCTTTGGGTGAAAAATTGGCCGAGTTAAAAGCTAAATCCCAAGAGAAATCTTTGGAGCTTTTGGTGCAAGCCGATCAGGAAATGAAATACGAAGACTTGGATCCTTTGCTTAAGGCAAGCTCCTTGTCTGGTTTCGAAAAAATGAAATTTGCGGTGGTACCTGCACGATGA
- a CDS encoding outer membrane beta-barrel domain-containing protein produces MKTMNLLTVAVLACSLFAVSAQAASAKSRTSAKTINASEDIDSLGGNKELMEMAEKVKSTSRSRIVQERIVDRRNTLEFGLSYGSTFGGDAYLKTQSLGVAVDYHITPRWSLGVRYYDFGSSLTSEGQRVFDEARAAYNAGGRANIVDVDYPLNATMAVVNWYPIYGKTSFYDMGVTQFDIYLLAGGGSITLSSGNTSILTGGVGIGAWMTKHLSARAEVRYQKYEDQIVTGSRSLDTVVGSLGLGWIL; encoded by the coding sequence ATGAAAACAATGAATCTTTTGACGGTCGCTGTTCTCGCTTGCTCTCTTTTCGCAGTTTCAGCTCAAGCCGCTTCTGCGAAAAGCAGAACTTCTGCAAAAACAATCAATGCCTCTGAAGACATCGACTCTTTGGGTGGCAATAAAGAATTGATGGAAATGGCAGAGAAAGTGAAATCAACAAGCCGTTCGCGCATCGTGCAAGAGCGTATCGTTGACCGCCGCAATACTCTGGAATTCGGTCTTTCTTACGGAAGCACGTTCGGTGGCGATGCTTATTTGAAAACACAAAGTTTGGGCGTGGCTGTGGATTACCACATCACTCCCCGCTGGTCTTTGGGCGTTCGTTATTACGATTTCGGTAGCAGCCTGACAAGTGAAGGTCAGCGTGTTTTTGATGAAGCTCGTGCCGCTTACAATGCTGGTGGCCGCGCGAATATCGTAGATGTCGACTATCCACTTAATGCGACGATGGCTGTTGTGAACTGGTATCCTATTTACGGTAAAACCAGCTTTTATGACATGGGCGTTACGCAGTTTGATATTTACCTTCTTGCTGGTGGCGGCTCCATCACTCTTTCCAGCGGCAACACGTCTATCTTGACTGGTGGCGTGGGTATCGGCGCGTGGATGACAAAACATCTTTCTGCGCGTGCGGAAGTTCGCTACCAAAAATATGAAGATCAAATCGTAACAGGTTCCCGCTCTTTGGATACTGTTGTTGGCTCTCTTGGTCTTGGATGGATTTTATGA
- a CDS encoding biopolymer transporter ExbD, with the protein MGMMGGAGDGDKELNFELNILPILDILSVLICFLLLTAVWIQIGTIDTRQAIGDNSVAGAKNPPSLYITVNTQGAVQLSLRDLPGAKTHEDSIQAQGRGVNWSMLEQKLQALRNKFPDLKTGIVRPEAQASYGDVIRIMDKLKQFQFEGVGLSPLG; encoded by the coding sequence ATGGGCATGATGGGCGGCGCCGGTGATGGCGACAAAGAATTGAACTTTGAACTTAATATTCTACCGATCCTGGATATCTTGTCGGTCTTGATCTGTTTCCTTTTGCTAACGGCAGTCTGGATTCAAATCGGCACTATCGACACGCGCCAGGCGATCGGGGATAACTCCGTTGCTGGAGCTAAAAATCCTCCTTCCTTGTATATCACGGTAAACACACAAGGAGCGGTTCAACTTTCTTTGCGCGATCTTCCTGGTGCCAAAACCCATGAAGACAGCATTCAAGCGCAAGGCCGCGGTGTGAACTGGTCGATGCTTGAACAAAAGCTGCAGGCTCTGCGCAATAAGTTTCCGGACCTTAAAACCGGAATCGTTCGCCCTGAAGCGCAAGCTTCTTATGGCGACGTGATTCGCATCATGGACAAACTTAAACAGTTTCAATTTGAAGGAGTGGGTTTATCCCCTCTTGGGTAG
- a CDS encoding MotA/TolQ/ExbB proton channel family protein has translation MEFLLSLGRGFTSADAIWMWAILAAQIVSIAIIAERALALFVARKTNQKELSKVLAEDIRAGNLDKALRRSLQMGAKEPLGVVASAGIQAALDMGGKEEIQLKMDEVLLEENSRVEKRIGFLAMFANVATLLGLLGTITGLIHSFAGISNANPAEKATILSQGISLAMNTTAYGLIVAVPALIMYAVLQNRASRLTDDLNKGALNLFIQLGFHYEPVTAKKEVPANAGR, from the coding sequence ATGGAATTCCTATTATCTTTAGGCCGTGGATTTACATCAGCAGACGCGATTTGGATGTGGGCTATTTTAGCAGCACAAATCGTTTCAATCGCTATTATCGCAGAAAGAGCTTTGGCTCTCTTTGTGGCGCGCAAAACAAATCAAAAGGAGCTTTCTAAGGTTCTTGCGGAAGACATCCGTGCTGGAAACTTGGATAAAGCTTTGCGCAGATCCCTGCAAATGGGCGCAAAAGAACCATTGGGTGTTGTTGCCTCTGCAGGTATTCAAGCTGCTCTCGATATGGGTGGCAAAGAAGAAATCCAACTTAAAATGGATGAAGTTCTTCTTGAAGAAAACTCTCGCGTGGAAAAACGCATCGGTTTCTTGGCGATGTTTGCCAACGTCGCTACTTTGTTAGGTCTTTTGGGTACGATCACAGGTTTGATCCACTCTTTCGCGGGTATCTCGAATGCAAACCCGGCAGAAAAAGCGACGATCTTGTCTCAAGGTATCTCTTTGGCGATGAACACGACAGCTTACGGTTTGATCGTGGCAGTTCCTGCTTTGATCATGTATGCGGTTTTGCAAAACAGAGCTTCACGTTTAACGGATGACCTTAATAAAGGTGCTTTGAATCTTTTCATTCAATTGGGTTTCCACTACGAACCCGTAACTGCGAAAAAAGAAGTTCCTGCTAACGCTGGGAGATAA
- the dtd gene encoding D-aminoacyl-tRNA deacylase: MKAVVQRVQNAFVVVEGKEISSIQKGFLTLLGVAKGDTEEQLQKMISKILALRIFPDENGKMNLSLKDVGGEHLLVSQFTLLGDASKGNRPSFIGAEEPAKAELMYNKALELSAAQVPTFGGVFGADMKVSLLNDGPVTLIIEV; the protein is encoded by the coding sequence ATGAAAGCCGTTGTTCAAAGAGTTCAAAATGCATTTGTTGTTGTTGAGGGGAAAGAAATTTCCTCGATTCAAAAAGGGTTCCTGACGCTTTTAGGAGTGGCTAAAGGTGATACCGAAGAACAACTGCAAAAAATGATTTCCAAAATTTTGGCGCTGCGGATTTTTCCTGATGAAAATGGCAAAATGAATCTCTCGCTTAAAGACGTAGGCGGGGAGCATCTGTTGGTTTCTCAGTTCACTCTTTTGGGAGATGCCTCGAAGGGAAATCGGCCTAGCTTTATCGGCGCGGAAGAGCCGGCCAAGGCGGAGCTTATGTATAATAAAGCGTTGGAGTTGAGCGCCGCCCAGGTTCCCACATTTGGCGGTGTCTTTGGCGCTGATATGAAAGTCAGTCTGCTCAACGATGGGCCCGTCACTTTAATCATAGAAGTTTAA